In one Vibrio sp. YMD68 genomic region, the following are encoded:
- a CDS encoding chemotaxis response regulator protein-glutamate methylesterase: protein MNKIKVLVVDDSAVFRALLTQLINSDPELEVVAAAEDPYEARQMIKQYNPDVLTLDIEMPKMNGVQFLRNLMRLRPMPVVMISTLTQHGAEPTLEALETGAVDYFPKPAVEATGEIVEYKTEINNKIRMAAKANVQTASPIEVAPEVDPSKKHIHCELIAIGASTGGTEAVKNVMSALPAGLPPIIITQHISAMFTRAFAKRLDDASDIDVKELTASKAPLINGCAYVAPGDKHITVYRRGNHLFCQLDDSPAVNRHKPSVDVMFNSVAEVVGDKAIGVLLTGMGNDGGKGMLNLKNKGAITLAQDEQSSVVWGMPKVAYELGAVDKLLSLSQIPKQLFHCIYK, encoded by the coding sequence ATGAATAAAATTAAAGTGTTAGTCGTAGATGATTCCGCTGTATTTCGCGCATTACTGACGCAGTTGATCAACTCTGATCCAGAGCTAGAAGTGGTCGCGGCGGCTGAAGATCCCTATGAAGCGAGGCAGATGATCAAACAATACAACCCTGATGTGTTAACCCTTGATATTGAAATGCCAAAAATGAATGGTGTTCAGTTTTTACGTAATCTAATGCGGCTTCGCCCGATGCCGGTGGTGATGATATCAACCTTAACCCAGCACGGAGCGGAGCCTACTCTAGAGGCGTTGGAAACTGGGGCTGTGGATTATTTCCCCAAACCAGCGGTAGAAGCGACCGGGGAAATTGTTGAGTACAAAACAGAGATCAATAATAAGATTCGCATGGCTGCTAAAGCCAATGTACAAACCGCTAGTCCAATTGAAGTCGCGCCAGAGGTCGATCCAAGCAAAAAACACATACATTGTGAGCTGATCGCTATTGGGGCCTCGACTGGAGGAACAGAAGCGGTGAAAAACGTAATGTCAGCACTGCCTGCCGGATTACCACCTATCATTATTACTCAGCATATCAGTGCCATGTTCACTCGTGCGTTTGCTAAGCGGTTAGATGATGCAAGCGACATCGACGTCAAAGAACTCACCGCATCCAAAGCACCGTTAATCAATGGTTGTGCGTATGTTGCTCCTGGGGATAAACACATTACCGTTTATCGTCGCGGTAATCACCTTTTCTGCCAACTAGACGACAGCCCAGCAGTGAATCGTCATAAGCCTTCGGTCGATGTGATGTTTAATTCGGTGGCCGAAGTGGTCGGAGACAAAGCAATCGGGGTGCTGCTTACCGGCATGGGCAATGATGGTGGCAAAGGCATGCTTAATTTAAAAAACAAAGGTGCGATAACACTCGCGCAAGACGAACAGTCATCTGTCGTTTGGGGGATGCCAAAAGTCGCTTATGAGCTCGGAGCTGTCGACAAACTGCTCTCATTAAGTCAAATACCCAAGCAACTGTTTCATTGTATTTATAAATAA
- a CDS encoding methyl-accepting chemotaxis protein: MKITRLSNKSKKLIALTVQVGFLSAWMFLSQNPFHLGLMIIVAAVPWLVLSTSRHDVDSIEVDQKSAGMFAVPEELNQILKDGIPKISAPLDSQHKIIDESVETLNNSFFSLQRVSEEQSKVTGSLVDGLLANKDSEYDLTSVLPKIETIIAEYVATFVNISEKSISAVHSIHDMSDKLQTVFKLLDQVRGLSEQTNLLALNAAIEAARAGEAGRGFAVVAQEVRNLSKQSEELNSKIEKEINIAQTTVQEANDTVGEMASIDMTAAIESKEKVDDMLKGVHQVNIEIEQEVHKIRELGGDLHGHVGDGIRALQFADIVLQQGDYAKESIEYLKEIMAALDNHQEASMLQEVLSDILQRSKHRSGPAASQSSIDEGEVELF, translated from the coding sequence ATGAAAATCACTCGGCTTTCTAACAAGTCAAAGAAGCTTATTGCCTTAACCGTCCAGGTTGGGTTTCTTTCCGCTTGGATGTTCTTATCGCAAAATCCATTTCACTTAGGGTTAATGATTATCGTCGCGGCAGTACCTTGGTTGGTTTTATCCACATCAAGGCATGATGTCGACAGTATTGAAGTTGATCAAAAATCAGCAGGAATGTTCGCTGTTCCAGAAGAGCTCAATCAAATATTGAAAGATGGTATTCCTAAAATATCAGCACCACTCGATAGCCAGCACAAAATCATTGATGAATCGGTTGAAACGCTGAACAACAGCTTTTTTAGCTTACAACGGGTAAGCGAAGAACAAAGCAAAGTAACGGGATCCTTAGTTGATGGCTTACTTGCCAACAAAGACAGTGAATATGACCTCACCTCTGTTTTACCTAAAATAGAAACCATCATTGCTGAATATGTCGCTACTTTTGTCAATATTTCAGAGAAAAGTATTTCCGCGGTGCACAGTATTCACGACATGTCCGATAAATTACAAACGGTATTCAAGCTATTAGATCAGGTGCGAGGCTTGTCTGAGCAAACCAATTTGTTGGCACTCAATGCGGCGATTGAAGCGGCTAGAGCGGGCGAAGCGGGTCGAGGGTTTGCTGTGGTCGCTCAAGAAGTCAGAAATTTATCCAAACAATCAGAAGAACTCAATTCTAAGATAGAGAAAGAGATCAACATCGCTCAAACCACCGTCCAAGAAGCCAATGACACCGTGGGCGAGATGGCCTCTATTGATATGACGGCTGCGATTGAATCAAAGGAAAAAGTCGACGATATGTTGAAAGGGGTTCATCAAGTCAATATCGAAATAGAGCAAGAAGTGCATAAGATCAGAGAATTAGGAGGAGATCTTCACGGGCATGTGGGAGACGGCATACGCGCATTGCAGTTTGCCGACATCGTGCTGCAGCAGGGCGATTACGCAAAAGAATCCATTGAGTATTTGAAAGAAATAATGGCTGCATTAGATAACCATCAAGAAGCATCGATGCTACAAGAAGTGTTGTCCGATATCTTGCAGCGTTCGAAGCACCGCAGCGGGCCAGCAGCGAGTCAGTCTAGTATTGATGAAGGCGAAGTTGAATTATTTTGA
- a CDS encoding STAS domain-containing protein, which translates to MTVETQVDTASKRVTIVIEGAFGFSLVQDFRRSYTDRKEYSFTVDLRKVDYIDSAGLGMLLNMQNYLGQADGSITLTNTLPQVKKILLISRFDKKFKID; encoded by the coding sequence ATGACAGTTGAAACACAAGTAGACACCGCTTCTAAAAGGGTCACCATCGTCATTGAAGGCGCATTTGGTTTTAGTTTGGTGCAAGATTTTAGACGAAGCTATACCGACAGAAAAGAGTACTCTTTCACTGTGGATTTGCGCAAAGTTGACTATATCGATAGTGCCGGGTTGGGGATGCTGCTCAATATGCAAAACTATTTGGGGCAAGCGGATGGTTCAATCACCCTCACCAACACGCTACCACAAGTAAAAAAAATTCTTCTCATTTCGAGGTTTGATAAGAAATTTAAAATCGATTAA
- a CDS encoding fused response regulator/phosphatase: protein MRVMIVDDNATNREICRCMIQDLASHIDTFENGEDVVPSMKKMEALPDIILLDVMMPVKDGFTTAIEIREAFPNIHIAIIFLTVLDDNTSYERCLNLGDDFISKPFERTVIHAKIQAHYRIVKIHKEVVRQRDELSHFHEQVQYDYSISESIFSNLVEEMSAQTSHIFGVNYISTPSTVFNGDLIIVANRPHGGAYVMVADATGHGLPAAISAIPATRAFFSMAEKGLSLGEIVNEINNSLSKFLPIGMMLAASIFEIRANGFEVSWWGGGLPDTYVLDKNSKIIRRLVSKHMPLGVLDSHEFETDIVHLILEPGQQIVSYTDGITEAMNEHGEQFGQERLEKALENGQAHITTVHEAVRAFSNMKAGDDLSILSMTFPIINGNDNSLQLTDFYYSKIPMKTGLHFPAHVLKTASVLSEVRQYLSGILNGGQHLDLVCSVLSELFANAIEHGLLGLKSSLKESPDGFFEFYQLREERLKDLSPDAWVKLDIDYQPEEQIITMLLEHNGEGFDYHHLSLSAQNGTTHGRGIVLATELCDSLEYSNEGKSVTAVYHFNALHRFPSSA from the coding sequence ATGCGAGTGATGATCGTTGATGATAATGCGACTAATCGTGAAATCTGTCGGTGTATGATACAGGATTTAGCCAGCCACATTGATACGTTTGAAAACGGCGAAGATGTTGTGCCATCGATGAAAAAGATGGAGGCGCTGCCAGACATCATATTACTGGATGTCATGATGCCTGTGAAAGATGGATTCACAACCGCAATCGAGATTCGAGAAGCCTTCCCCAACATTCATATTGCGATCATATTTCTTACTGTTCTTGATGATAATACCTCCTATGAACGTTGCCTTAACTTGGGAGATGACTTTATTTCAAAGCCGTTTGAGCGCACCGTTATTCATGCCAAAATTCAAGCCCATTACCGAATTGTGAAAATTCATAAAGAAGTCGTTCGTCAGCGTGATGAGTTGAGCCATTTCCACGAGCAAGTCCAGTACGATTATTCAATATCAGAGTCAATTTTTTCCAATTTAGTGGAAGAAATGAGTGCACAAACGAGCCATATCTTCGGTGTGAACTATATTTCAACCCCCTCGACCGTTTTCAATGGGGATTTGATTATTGTTGCTAATCGTCCTCATGGTGGGGCTTATGTCATGGTTGCGGATGCTACCGGTCATGGGCTTCCTGCCGCCATTTCTGCAATTCCCGCTACTCGAGCATTCTTTAGCATGGCTGAGAAAGGATTATCTCTTGGTGAGATCGTCAACGAAATTAATAACTCGTTAAGTAAGTTTCTACCGATAGGCATGATGCTCGCGGCCAGTATTTTTGAAATCAGAGCCAATGGGTTTGAAGTTTCTTGGTGGGGAGGAGGCTTACCTGACACCTACGTATTGGATAAGAACAGTAAAATCATTCGTCGCCTAGTGTCGAAGCATATGCCTCTAGGCGTGCTCGATTCTCATGAATTTGAAACCGATATTGTGCATTTGATTTTAGAGCCAGGTCAGCAAATCGTAAGCTATACCGATGGCATAACCGAAGCGATGAATGAACACGGGGAACAATTTGGTCAAGAGCGCCTAGAAAAAGCATTAGAAAACGGTCAAGCCCATATCACCACAGTGCACGAAGCGGTGCGGGCGTTCTCTAATATGAAAGCGGGGGATGATTTGTCTATTTTGTCGATGACATTCCCGATTATCAATGGCAATGATAACAGTTTGCAGCTTACAGACTTTTATTACAGTAAAATTCCCATGAAAACGGGCCTACACTTTCCGGCTCATGTGTTAAAAACCGCCAGTGTTCTTAGTGAGGTTCGTCAATATCTATCGGGTATTTTAAATGGGGGGCAACACCTAGATTTGGTTTGCTCAGTGTTATCTGAATTATTTGCTAACGCGATTGAACATGGGTTGCTCGGACTTAAGTCTTCTTTAAAAGAAAGTCCGGATGGTTTTTTTGAGTTTTATCAGTTGAGAGAAGAAAGATTAAAAGACCTGAGCCCCGATGCTTGGGTGAAGTTAGACATAGATTACCAACCCGAAGAGCAAATCATCACTATGTTGCTAGAGCATAATGGGGAAGGGTTTGATTACCATCATTTAAGCTTGTCGGCTCAAAACGGAACGACCCATGGCCGAGGAATCGTATTGGCGACGGAGTTATGTGATTCGCTTGAGTATTCTAATGAAGGCAAAAGCGTTACTGCGGTTTATCACTTTAACGCTTTGCATCGTTTTCCTAGTTCGGCTTGA
- a CDS encoding heme ABC transporter ATP-binding protein, whose protein sequence is MTHTTAQAPTLPVAGNNVVSKSTAYKSTSGKSTEQQPSNFNHGSSRHAISLSNLSLKLGKKVILDKVSTHIKTGELTILLGPNGTGKSSLLKMITGEYPSQGGIDFFDRKSEQWSPQVLAKHLGVLPQSSSLSFNFSAKEVVELGGIPLAESAKGISDIAAKNMRLTDTTHLADRMYPSLSGGEKQRVHFARVLTQLAQSEQQTILLLDEPTSALDLSHQHQTLSLAKTLTGQGAAVVIVMHDLNLAAQYADRVMILNKGNIVADGTPWDVLTKEIVEDVYNFNVTVIEHPHDDYPVLLS, encoded by the coding sequence ATGACACACACAACGGCACAGGCCCCAACGTTACCAGTGGCTGGTAATAACGTTGTCTCCAAATCGACCGCATACAAATCGACCTCAGGAAAATCTACAGAACAGCAGCCCTCAAACTTCAATCACGGGAGCTCTCGCCACGCTATCTCACTCAGTAACCTTAGCCTAAAACTAGGAAAAAAGGTTATTTTGGACAAGGTGAGTACTCACATCAAAACAGGAGAATTGACCATTCTTCTCGGCCCTAATGGTACAGGGAAAAGCTCACTGTTGAAGATGATCACCGGCGAGTACCCTTCTCAAGGAGGAATCGACTTCTTTGACCGTAAATCAGAACAGTGGTCGCCTCAGGTATTGGCAAAACACTTGGGAGTATTACCTCAATCAAGCAGCCTAAGTTTTAACTTCAGCGCCAAAGAGGTGGTCGAATTGGGCGGTATTCCGCTCGCCGAAAGTGCCAAAGGTATTTCCGATATTGCCGCAAAAAATATGCGATTGACCGATACCACACACCTTGCGGATCGTATGTACCCTAGCCTCTCTGGTGGCGAAAAGCAGCGAGTTCATTTTGCTCGGGTATTGACTCAGTTAGCACAATCGGAACAACAAACCATCCTTTTGTTAGATGAGCCGACATCCGCCTTGGATTTGTCCCATCAACATCAGACGTTGTCACTCGCTAAAACCTTAACTGGACAAGGGGCGGCGGTGGTTATCGTTATGCACGACTTAAACCTTGCAGCCCAATACGCCGATAGAGTGATGATATTAAACAAGGGCAACATTGTCGCCGATGGCACCCCTTGGGACGTGTTAACAAAAGAAATCGTTGAAGACGTATACAACTTCAATGTAACGGTCATCGAGCACCCACATGATGATTATCCGGTGCTTCTGAGTTAA
- a CDS encoding iron ABC transporter permease yields MSVSSFTRVPTTTLFIIGLVALYFAVISSVAIGPMNISLLDSLHALIPASLRSVEIPAHITLVIQQIRLPRTLLAIAVGAILALCGTVMQGLFRNPLADPGIIGVSAGASLGAALAIVLFGSLAQSHPQLLLFGTVPVFSFIGGALTTVIVYRLGTGANGTSVTMMLLAGVAIGALAGSGLGLMNYYADDQALRDLSLWTMGSLAGANWGALILAFSTLVALFILFYRNAEPLNALLLGEAEAKHMGIEVQKLKRQLILLTAAGVGVTVALAGMIGFIGLIVPHLGRMLIGPNHKSLLPIAMLIGALLLLIADMIARTAVAPLDMPVGIVTALIGAPFFIWLLIKQRGRI; encoded by the coding sequence ATGTCTGTTTCCAGCTTTACTCGCGTTCCAACCACCACTCTATTTATTATTGGGTTGGTCGCACTTTACTTCGCCGTGATCAGCTCTGTTGCAATAGGGCCAATGAATATTTCACTGCTTGATAGTCTGCATGCCTTGATTCCAGCGTCATTACGTAGCGTGGAAATACCCGCGCACATTACTTTGGTGATTCAACAAATTCGTCTTCCCCGTACTCTATTAGCCATCGCAGTTGGCGCGATTTTGGCGCTATGCGGTACCGTGATGCAAGGTTTGTTTCGTAACCCGCTTGCTGACCCAGGAATTATCGGGGTGAGTGCTGGTGCTTCGTTAGGTGCAGCGCTGGCGATCGTCCTGTTTGGTTCGCTTGCTCAAAGTCATCCGCAACTCTTACTCTTTGGTACGGTTCCGGTGTTCTCGTTTATTGGTGGGGCACTCACTACGGTGATTGTTTATCGCCTCGGCACTGGCGCAAATGGTACATCAGTCACCATGATGTTATTGGCAGGCGTTGCCATTGGCGCACTGGCAGGATCAGGCCTTGGTTTAATGAACTATTACGCCGATGACCAAGCTTTGCGCGATCTTTCATTATGGACAATGGGGTCTTTGGCGGGGGCCAACTGGGGAGCATTAATCTTGGCCTTTAGCACTTTAGTCGCTCTATTCATTTTATTTTATCGTAACGCCGAGCCCCTTAATGCTTTACTGCTAGGCGAGGCAGAAGCTAAGCACATGGGTATCGAAGTTCAAAAGCTAAAACGACAGTTAATTTTACTGACCGCGGCAGGCGTTGGCGTGACGGTCGCCTTAGCGGGCATGATAGGTTTCATTGGTTTGATCGTGCCTCACCTCGGGCGAATGCTCATTGGCCCCAATCATAAGTCACTGCTACCTATTGCCATGCTCATTGGGGCTTTGCTACTTCTGATTGCCGATATGATCGCTCGAACTGCGGTCGCCCCATTAGATATGCCTGTCGGTATTGTTACCGCACTTATTGGTGCTCCATTCTTCATTTGGTTGTTGATAAAACAAAGAGGTCGTATCTGA
- a CDS encoding ABC transporter substrate-binding protein: MTQLFTTFNTLLLFSVFQLSVAFSAHAQERIVSAGANITELFFALDAEDYLVAADSTSKSYLQGTDIAQVGYHRQLSAEGLMALNPTHLIGSPEMGPETTLKLITASNVEVLTLSSENSLSALNQRIDIIAEITDKQQQAEQLKHSVRSDIEFLSQGSLSTPPKVIFLMLSKDRPATAAGTNTPVDTIISLSGAKNPASDMIESYKPLSYEAIIALQPDYILVSERTIESFGGQDNIIKKLPLLAATPAGKHQQIISVPSSALIGGFGLQSIELAKKLNQLFTLNPPITLNQ, from the coding sequence ATGACTCAATTGTTTACCACATTTAATACCTTATTACTGTTTAGTGTTTTCCAGCTTAGTGTTGCTTTCTCTGCTCACGCACAAGAGCGTATCGTCAGCGCTGGGGCCAATATCACAGAGCTATTTTTCGCACTCGACGCCGAGGATTATTTGGTTGCCGCAGATTCCACCAGTAAAAGTTATCTCCAAGGAACCGATATTGCTCAGGTCGGCTATCACCGACAACTGTCTGCGGAAGGTCTTATGGCGCTCAACCCTACTCATCTCATTGGCTCGCCTGAAATGGGGCCAGAAACTACGTTAAAGCTCATCACTGCAAGCAATGTAGAAGTCTTGACGTTGTCATCAGAAAATTCATTATCGGCGCTTAATCAACGTATTGATATAATTGCAGAAATCACCGACAAACAGCAACAAGCAGAACAGCTAAAGCATTCGGTACGTAGCGATATTGAGTTTTTATCACAAGGCTCCTTAAGCACACCACCCAAGGTGATTTTCTTAATGCTGAGTAAAGATCGCCCAGCAACCGCTGCCGGTACCAACACCCCCGTTGACACCATTATTTCACTGTCTGGCGCTAAGAACCCAGCCTCAGACATGATCGAGTCTTATAAGCCGCTCTCTTATGAAGCGATCATCGCCTTACAACCGGATTACATCCTAGTCAGTGAACGAACCATCGAGAGCTTTGGCGGGCAAGACAACATCATTAAAAAGCTTCCGTTATTGGCGGCGACTCCAGCAGGAAAACATCAACAAATCATCTCTGTTCCAAGTAGCGCTTTGATTGGTGGATTTGGCCTACAAAGCATTGAGTTGGCTAAAAAACTCAATCAACTCTTTACACTTAATCCACCCATTACACTCAATCAATAA
- a CDS encoding biopolymer transporter ExbD, with amino-acid sequence MITSKMNSNIGAEDLKPDLTPLLDIIFIVMVFLLLTANIDIKTMDVDIPTTNEQTVLTDVDSDVIAINLMLEAPNWAIEKQTFHDWDAFTQALIDVSHQYPKRSLVIGSDKNVPVEKMLQLLAFMQKNEMNATSIIMDEEK; translated from the coding sequence ATGATCACCAGTAAGATGAATTCAAACATCGGTGCTGAAGATCTAAAGCCCGACCTAACCCCGCTGCTTGATATTATTTTTATCGTCATGGTGTTCTTGTTACTGACCGCCAATATTGACATTAAAACCATGGATGTCGACATCCCCACGACCAACGAGCAAACCGTACTCACCGATGTGGATTCCGACGTCATCGCAATTAATCTTATGCTCGAAGCGCCCAACTGGGCCATTGAAAAACAAACATTTCACGATTGGGATGCCTTTACGCAAGCGTTAATCGATGTGTCGCATCAGTATCCAAAACGCTCACTTGTGATTGGCTCTGATAAAAACGTGCCCGTCGAAAAAATGCTTCAACTCCTGGCTTTCATGCAAAAAAATGAAATGAACGCCACCAGCATCATTATGGATGAAGAGAAATAA
- a CDS encoding MotA/TolQ/ExbB proton channel family protein, translating into MHILNSIHSQLGMMTWPLTIMSLIVVMILLERSVFLLLNTRTNRKSLLRSLRQLDMNDAQKVDAFSQTLTAKKYTLEQGAGMLLGHRYFAKSLREEAVSIWLQKKRQCYTSGLKVLSIIGVIAPLVGLLGTVLGLIEMFKTLGDFQGSIEPSLLAKGLGLAMSTTAAGLLIALPAITAAQLFHLWADNTLNKIEHGLNHCNLLLEGVYFEVETSGMQKECGAAATQQSSVSSCLSSDSLSEDRPAPTSTSSTGKASEKNGKQAA; encoded by the coding sequence ATGCATATTCTTAACTCTATTCACTCTCAGCTTGGCATGATGACATGGCCACTGACGATTATGTCCCTGATTGTCGTCATGATCTTACTTGAACGAAGCGTGTTCTTATTGCTGAATACACGCACCAACCGTAAATCGTTACTGCGATCACTGCGTCAGCTTGATATGAACGATGCGCAAAAAGTGGATGCCTTTTCACAAACGCTCACCGCCAAGAAATACACCCTTGAACAAGGGGCAGGCATGCTACTTGGGCATCGCTATTTCGCTAAGTCCCTTCGTGAAGAAGCGGTGTCGATCTGGCTACAGAAAAAACGCCAGTGCTATACCTCAGGCCTGAAAGTACTGTCTATCATTGGCGTTATTGCGCCTTTAGTTGGGCTACTGGGCACCGTATTAGGCCTCATTGAGATGTTTAAAACCCTTGGTGATTTTCAAGGCTCGATTGAGCCCTCTTTACTTGCCAAAGGATTAGGACTTGCCATGTCGACAACGGCGGCGGGTTTGTTGATTGCTTTACCTGCCATCACTGCAGCGCAGCTTTTTCACTTATGGGCAGACAACACACTCAACAAAATTGAACATGGACTAAACCACTGTAATCTGCTTTTAGAAGGGGTTTATTTCGAAGTAGAGACGAGTGGCATGCAAAAAGAGTGTGGCGCAGCCGCAACGCAGCAATCTTCTGTCTCATCATGTTTGTCATCAGATTCGTTATCAGAAGATCGCCCAGCACCAACATCAACATCATCTACCGGAAAAGCATCAGAAAAGAACGGAAAGCAAGCCGCATGA
- a CDS encoding energy transducer TonB — MDLKRYAIFAGLSLTIHSVAFSASYKPLSVSPITSPMETPLGQAVSIQFVAAPSPMVKSATTSTSENKLEPKPKPEKPKVTTTVKKTDLPTQKEPKQAIEKPITVEKPISVKKTVSVKNAAVEKVKTATEPVPVITSPTQRVTKTEQQEQAEPVSVAEENQAVNELPQSTIDPVTTANNTAPAAPKLVKKPTFETRPSAIDYPRSAKRRNIQGVVLVEVWLDPEGDQTKLTIVSSSGHQILDSAALKGISEWQFRHHKNDGQAIAHRVQIPINFKLH; from the coding sequence ATGGACCTCAAACGGTACGCCATCTTTGCTGGACTTTCACTGACTATTCATAGTGTTGCATTTTCAGCCAGCTATAAACCTTTAAGTGTTTCACCAATAACTTCACCAATGGAGACCCCGTTGGGCCAAGCAGTCAGTATTCAATTTGTTGCTGCTCCTTCGCCAATGGTCAAGAGCGCTACGACATCTACCTCTGAAAATAAACTTGAACCAAAACCAAAGCCAGAAAAACCCAAAGTAACCACAACGGTGAAGAAGACGGATCTACCCACACAAAAAGAGCCAAAGCAGGCGATTGAAAAGCCCATTACTGTTGAAAAACCTATTTCAGTTAAAAAAACCGTTTCAGTTAAAAATGCAGCAGTAGAAAAAGTCAAAACAGCTACCGAACCTGTGCCGGTCATCACTTCACCGACACAGAGGGTGACCAAAACAGAGCAACAGGAACAAGCCGAACCCGTTTCAGTGGCTGAAGAAAATCAAGCCGTTAATGAACTACCACAAAGCACCATTGACCCGGTCACGACGGCCAATAACACCGCACCCGCAGCGCCTAAGTTGGTGAAAAAGCCTACGTTTGAAACCAGGCCGTCAGCCATTGATTACCCACGCAGTGCCAAGCGTCGTAACATTCAAGGAGTGGTATTGGTTGAAGTGTGGCTTGACCCAGAAGGCGATCAAACAAAATTGACGATCGTGAGTTCATCCGGTCATCAAATACTCGACAGTGCGGCACTCAAAGGGATATCAGAGTGGCAATTTCGTCACCACAAAAATGATGGGCAAGCCATCGCTCATCGAGTTCAAATTCCTATTAACTTTAAATTACATTGA
- the hutW gene encoding heme anaerobic degradation radical SAM methyltransferase ChuW/HutW, giving the protein MFLIDTSDPDLVGRSTPDPLRYAFSRKKGAHAGGRMDVIEPNQVQSRLKDALKLSNTQTHPRTTNGRCLYIHIPFCRVRCTYCNFFQYASSKQLMNRYFEALVKEIQWKSSFDWSQSAPFQAVYVGGGTPTDLSSQQLKELGQLLRSSFPLTSDCEITLEGRVNRFNDEKFEAALEGGFNRFSFGVQSFDNTVRLAAKRLDKRDYVMERLQSMVSYNAAPIVIDLLYGLPHQTLDNWQEDLESYLESGVDGVDLYQLIEMKGLPMELMVNQGRLPMPADTAMKASMFQMGVEFMAKHHQRRLSVNHWASGNRERSIYNSLAKTTAEVLPLGAGAGGSVNGVATMQLRDMDQYIKAIEDQRFPVAGAMNVSPNAAIESVIKSHFDRGVLSKANLDSVANFPLFDALIPLFKAWQKNGLVEVNQQYVELSLAGQFWSTTLAQNTIQVIRPLFNQSQSNTNVA; this is encoded by the coding sequence ATGTTTTTAATTGATACATCTGATCCAGATTTAGTGGGTCGTTCGACCCCAGATCCTCTTCGGTACGCATTTAGCCGGAAAAAAGGAGCACATGCTGGTGGGCGTATGGACGTCATTGAACCCAATCAGGTTCAGAGTCGACTTAAAGATGCTCTCAAGCTATCCAATACCCAAACTCATCCTCGAACAACGAACGGGCGATGTTTATATATCCATATTCCTTTTTGCCGAGTGCGTTGTACCTACTGTAATTTTTTCCAATACGCGTCTTCAAAACAGTTAATGAATCGTTATTTTGAGGCGCTTGTTAAAGAGATACAGTGGAAATCCTCATTTGATTGGTCTCAATCGGCACCATTCCAAGCGGTGTATGTTGGAGGCGGAACGCCAACTGATCTGTCGTCGCAACAACTAAAAGAACTTGGTCAGTTACTGCGTTCTTCGTTTCCGTTAACCAGTGATTGTGAAATCACTCTGGAAGGGCGAGTGAATCGCTTCAACGATGAAAAATTCGAAGCGGCATTGGAAGGCGGATTTAACCGATTCTCTTTTGGTGTTCAGAGTTTTGACAATACGGTTCGTCTCGCAGCTAAACGTCTTGATAAGCGAGACTATGTGATGGAACGACTGCAATCCATGGTGAGTTATAACGCTGCACCGATTGTGATTGATTTGCTCTACGGCTTGCCGCATCAAACGTTAGACAACTGGCAAGAGGATCTTGAAAGCTACCTGGAATCTGGCGTTGATGGCGTCGATTTGTATCAGTTGATCGAGATGAAAGGGTTGCCAATGGAACTGATGGTTAATCAAGGGCGCTTGCCTATGCCCGCAGACACCGCAATGAAAGCGTCTATGTTTCAAATGGGCGTCGAATTTATGGCTAAACACCACCAAAGAAGGTTGAGTGTCAATCACTGGGCTTCGGGTAATCGTGAGCGCAGCATCTATAACAGCTTAGCTAAAACGACCGCCGAGGTACTGCCTCTTGGGGCGGGGGCGGGTGGTAGTGTTAACGGTGTCGCCACGATGCAGCTCAGGGACATGGACCAGTACATCAAGGCGATTGAAGATCAACGATTTCCTGTCGCAGGGGCCATGAATGTCTCACCCAATGCCGCAATAGAAAGTGTGATTAAGTCGCATTTTGATCGCGGTGTTTTATCCAAAGCAAATTTGGATTCAGTGGCTAACTTCCCGTTATTTGATGCGTTAATTCCGCTGTTCAAAGCGTGGCAAAAAAATGGCTTGGTTGAGGTGAACCAGCAATATGTCGAACTCTCGCTCGCTGGACAGTTCTGGTCGACAACGCTAGCACAAAATACCATCCAAGTGATTAGACCGCTTTTTAATCAAAGTCAATCAAACACAAATGTAGCTTAA